One Halosegnis longus DNA window includes the following coding sequences:
- a CDS encoding FKBP-type peptidyl-prolyl cis-trans isomerase — translation MSEEADETEETETTGLQDGDFVRIAYTARTTEGGQLVDTTDEEVAEEEGVADQGEFEPRVIALGEQHLFPTVEEDIIGKEAGDSGSVTVSAENAFGEYDESEVRTVSADKIPEDSMRPGAQVEIDGDQGYLETIVGGRARVDFNHPLAGESVEYEYELLEEVEDTLEQAKGLFSMFLDVDLEMRLEEEEVEETSVEEPEDDEGEPETVTETVQKTTLYIESTPQLAMNQQWMFQKQQIGQQVIDQTGIDRIIIEEVIDGSGMGMGGMMGGMGGMGGMGGGAEDADIEEALEDADIDADELAAEIEE, via the coding sequence ATGAGTGAGGAAGCCGACGAGACCGAGGAGACGGAGACGACCGGACTGCAGGACGGCGACTTCGTCCGTATCGCTTACACCGCCCGCACGACCGAGGGCGGCCAGCTCGTCGACACGACCGACGAGGAGGTCGCAGAGGAGGAAGGCGTCGCCGACCAAGGCGAGTTCGAGCCGCGCGTCATCGCGCTGGGCGAACAGCATCTCTTCCCGACCGTCGAGGAGGACATCATCGGGAAGGAAGCCGGCGACTCCGGCTCCGTCACCGTCAGCGCAGAGAACGCCTTTGGCGAGTACGACGAGAGCGAGGTCCGCACCGTCTCTGCGGACAAGATTCCGGAAGACTCCATGCGTCCTGGCGCACAGGTTGAGATCGACGGCGACCAGGGGTATCTCGAGACCATCGTCGGCGGCCGCGCACGCGTCGACTTCAATCACCCGCTGGCCGGCGAGTCCGTCGAGTACGAGTACGAGCTCCTCGAAGAGGTCGAGGACACGCTCGAACAGGCGAAGGGGCTGTTCAGCATGTTCCTCGACGTCGACCTCGAGATGCGACTCGAAGAGGAGGAAGTCGAGGAGACGAGCGTCGAGGAGCCAGAGGACGACGAGGGCGAGCCGGAGACCGTCACCGAGACGGTCCAGAAGACGACGCTGTACATCGAGTCCACGCCGCAGCTGGCCATGAACCAGCAGTGGATGTTCCAGAAACAGCAGATCGGCCAGCAGGTCATCGACCAGACCGGCATCGACCGCATCATCATCGAGGAGGTCATCGACGGCTCCGGTATGGGCATGGGTGGCATGATGGGCGGCATGGGCGGTATGGGCGGCATGGGTGGCGGCGCAGAGGATGCCGACATTGAGGAGGCGCTCGAAGACGCCGACATCGACGCCGACGAACTCGCCGCAGAGATCGAAGAGTAA
- a CDS encoding HNH endonuclease translates to MSDESEPCALCGRYGDALPMERHHLVPEHREESPVVLVCSPCHDQLHALFTNEELIEEYHTAEKLRGADRMASYLGWIRTTNKTSIDVRTSNDVRQRR, encoded by the coding sequence ATGTCCGACGAGTCGGAGCCGTGTGCGTTGTGCGGTCGCTACGGCGACGCGCTCCCGATGGAGCGTCACCACCTCGTCCCCGAACACCGCGAGGAGTCGCCCGTCGTGCTGGTCTGTTCGCCGTGTCACGACCAACTCCACGCGCTGTTCACGAACGAGGAACTCATCGAGGAGTACCACACCGCAGAAAAGCTGCGTGGGGCCGACCGGATGGCGTCGTATCTCGGTTGGATTCGCACGACGAACAAGACGAGTATCGACGTGCGAACGAGCAACGACGTGCGACAGCGGCGCTAA
- a CDS encoding MinD/ParA family ATP-binding protein, which produces MLAVAGGKGGVGRTTTALGLAAAAARVGYAPVVVDANRDCPDLARRAGVDTGGVETLAAGGSLSEAGDATDGITVVGASYETPTADYESALARLAQSTRPVFIDCPAGAGPDATRPLRFASRTVLATTATERGVRAAEQTDTMARRLDAPPIATVVTRAEESGPATRLRPAVTATIQAAARPAWRRARRAYDRLWRRLV; this is translated from the coding sequence GTGCTCGCAGTCGCCGGCGGAAAGGGCGGTGTCGGACGGACGACGACCGCCCTCGGGCTCGCCGCTGCCGCCGCTCGGGTCGGCTACGCGCCGGTGGTGGTCGACGCGAACCGCGACTGTCCGGACCTCGCGCGCCGGGCCGGCGTCGACACCGGCGGCGTCGAGACGCTCGCGGCCGGCGGTTCGCTCTCCGAGGCCGGCGATGCGACTGACGGTATCACCGTCGTCGGAGCGAGCTACGAGACGCCGACGGCTGACTACGAATCCGCGCTCGCGCGGCTGGCCCAGAGCACGCGACCGGTGTTCATCGACTGCCCCGCGGGGGCCGGCCCGGACGCGACGCGACCGCTCCGGTTCGCCAGCCGGACCGTCCTCGCGACGACGGCGACCGAACGCGGCGTTCGCGCGGCCGAGCAGACGGATACGATGGCGCGTCGGCTCGACGCGCCGCCGATTGCGACGGTCGTGACCCGAGCCGAGGAGTCGGGGCCAGCGACGCGCCTTCGGCCCGCGGTGACGGCGACAATTCAAGCCGCAGCTCGGCCGGCGTGGCGACGCGCCCGTCGGGCGTACGACCGGCTGTGGCGGCGGCTCGTTTAG
- the pyrB gene encoding aspartate carbamoyltransferase translates to MRHDHLIGAKQLSRADIESVLDRAAEFDADPTAFADAHPDALLALCFFEPSTRTKMSFETAIKRLGGDTVDMGTVESSSVKKGESLADTMRVVEGYADGIVLRHPSEGAARLAAEFVDVPVVNAGDGAGQHPSQTLLDLYTIRENAGLDDLTVGVMGDLKYGRTVHSLAGALTNFDARMHFISPDSLRLPRNVRFDLHESGAVVKEHTDLDAVLEELDVLYVTRIQRERFPDESEYRAVAGEYRIDAETLNDARDDLTVMHPLPRVDEIAPDIDDTDHARYFEQAHNGVPVRMALLDSML, encoded by the coding sequence GTGCGCCACGACCACCTCATCGGCGCGAAACAGCTCTCGCGGGCGGACATCGAATCGGTGCTCGACCGGGCCGCCGAGTTCGACGCCGACCCGACCGCCTTCGCCGACGCGCACCCCGATGCGCTGTTGGCGCTCTGTTTCTTCGAGCCGAGTACCCGAACGAAGATGAGCTTCGAAACCGCCATCAAGCGGCTCGGCGGCGACACCGTCGACATGGGGACCGTCGAGTCGTCGTCGGTCAAGAAGGGCGAGTCGCTCGCCGACACGATGCGCGTCGTCGAAGGATACGCCGACGGCATCGTCCTCCGCCACCCGAGCGAGGGGGCGGCTCGCCTCGCCGCCGAGTTCGTCGACGTGCCCGTCGTCAACGCCGGGGACGGTGCCGGCCAACACCCCTCACAGACCTTACTCGACCTCTACACCATCCGGGAGAACGCCGGGCTGGACGACCTGACGGTCGGCGTGATGGGCGACCTGAAGTACGGCCGCACGGTCCACTCGCTTGCCGGCGCGTTGACGAACTTCGACGCCCGGATGCACTTCATCAGTCCCGATTCGCTCCGGCTCCCCCGGAACGTCCGATTCGACCTCCACGAGTCGGGCGCAGTGGTGAAAGAACACACCGACCTCGACGCCGTGCTCGAAGAGTTGGACGTGTTGTACGTCACGCGCATCCAGCGTGAACGCTTCCCCGACGAGAGCGAGTACCGCGCCGTCGCCGGCGAGTACCGCATCGACGCCGAGACGCTCAACGACGCGCGCGACGACCTGACGGTGATGCACCCGTTACCCCGCGTCGACGAAATCGCGCCGGATATCGACGACACCGACCACGCCCGCTACTTCGAACAGGCCCACAACGGCGTCCCGGTCCGGATGGCGCTGCTCGATTCCATGCTATGA
- the pyrI gene encoding aspartate carbamoyltransferase regulatory subunit, whose product MTDTELRVSKIQDGTVIDHIPGGTALHVLAVLGIDGSGGEEVSVGMNVPSDRLGRKDIVKVEDRELSADEVDVLSLIAPQASINIIRDYEVSEKSRVSRPTEVVGVLSCPNVNCITTGDEPVDSVFDVLDDGVRCRYCDTIVRDDVASLIEST is encoded by the coding sequence ATGACAGACACCGAACTCCGCGTCTCCAAGATTCAAGACGGCACCGTCATCGACCACATCCCCGGCGGCACCGCGCTCCACGTGCTCGCCGTCCTCGGCATCGACGGCTCCGGCGGCGAGGAGGTCTCCGTCGGGATGAACGTCCCCTCCGACCGGCTCGGCCGGAAGGATATCGTCAAGGTCGAAGACCGGGAGCTGAGTGCCGACGAGGTGGACGTGCTCTCGCTCATCGCCCCGCAGGCGAGTATCAACATCATCCGCGACTACGAGGTGTCCGAGAAGTCGCGCGTCTCCCGGCCCACGGAGGTCGTCGGCGTCCTCTCGTGTCCGAACGTGAACTGCATCACCACCGGCGACGAACCGGTCGATTCGGTGTTCGACGTGCTCGACGACGGTGTCCGGTGTCGCTACTGCGACACCATCGTGCGCGACGACGTGGCGTCGCTCATCGAGAGTACGTAG
- a CDS encoding DUF1918 domain-containing protein, protein MSFEEDDEVVLHDEHSEHDGEVGIVQSVSETMFGDEQYVISFEDGQEAGIAADSLTAAEENSEDDEE, encoded by the coding sequence ATGAGCTTCGAAGAGGACGACGAGGTCGTGCTGCACGACGAGCACAGCGAACACGACGGCGAGGTCGGCATCGTCCAGAGCGTCTCCGAGACGATGTTCGGCGACGAACAGTACGTCATCTCCTTCGAGGACGGCCAGGAGGCCGGCATCGCGGCCGACTCTCTGACCGCCGCCGAGGAGAACAGCGAGGACGACGAGGAGTAA
- a CDS encoding RNA-binding protein, protein MASVPFHYVDLRAFCYVTEDRKRVADALRTFIPDDDELELDYAETEGFNGDRILVVSIRLERADEMRHVLSKLTELDDIDTVVRELDHRVDEDCTFFLTLDKQAAFRGDVVRGDGITLRAKVEAYPAKKEHAVENVAETLASLRGD, encoded by the coding sequence GTGGCGTCGGTCCCGTTCCACTACGTCGACCTCCGGGCGTTCTGTTACGTCACGGAAGACAGAAAGCGCGTCGCGGACGCGCTCCGGACGTTCATCCCCGACGACGACGAGTTGGAACTGGACTACGCCGAGACGGAGGGGTTCAACGGCGACCGCATCCTCGTGGTCTCCATCCGGCTGGAGCGCGCAGACGAGATGCGCCACGTGTTGTCGAAACTCACCGAACTGGACGACATCGACACCGTCGTCAGGGAACTCGACCACCGCGTCGACGAGGACTGCACCTTCTTCCTGACGCTGGACAAGCAGGCCGCGTTCCGCGGTGACGTCGTACGGGGCGACGGGATTACCCTCCGCGCGAAGGTGGAGGCGTATCCGGCGAAGAAGGAACACGCCGTCGAGAACGTCGCCGAGACGCTCGCCTCGCTGCGCGGCGACTAA
- a CDS encoding BCCT family transporter — MSQESDEGPIARFLTEIDPVPFVGGLVVTLAFVALAGLRTSLVQTGINRAFTVVGQNLAWLYLGSVLLLVAIGAYLMVSPYGNIKLGDGDPEYGQFSYLAMFFSAGLSAGVVFFGPSESITHFQTVPPLFAETAPQTDAAMIPALAYSLFHYGLSAWGAYLAVGIPVAYYVYNRGAPFRVSTALIPILGRENLDGVVGRTVDTLAVIATLGGIATGLGFIATQLLTGVTYLTGVEFGSVETLLAVVGITTVFTISLLAGVDRGIRRLSDFNLALMMGLLSVTFLLGPTLEILNLGTAAVGTYLSEFFAMSLFTGNGVEGGASWSSYWTVFYWAWYLAWAPFVGLFLARISRGRTIRQVLFTGFVSMSAVSVVWFTVIGGTSMLLQQAGAADIIGAISEYGNGVAGYALFGALPLGAVWSVGFFVLVVTFFATSADSSTLAVAMLTTGGEASPSRVNRLFWGILQGIIASTLVVLGGADALRSSVIITGAPFAFVCVAAFGSFLWRLSSRYGAAVFTQEKAGPQPTERPADDD, encoded by the coding sequence ATGAGTCAGGAGAGCGACGAGGGACCCATCGCGCGGTTCCTCACGGAAATCGACCCCGTGCCGTTCGTCGGGGGGTTGGTGGTGACACTCGCGTTCGTGGCACTCGCCGGTCTCCGGACGAGTCTCGTGCAGACGGGTATCAATCGGGCGTTTACCGTCGTCGGGCAGAACCTCGCGTGGCTGTATCTCGGGAGCGTCCTGCTGTTGGTCGCTATCGGTGCGTACCTGATGGTCAGTCCGTACGGGAACATCAAACTCGGGGACGGCGACCCAGAGTACGGACAGTTCTCGTATCTCGCGATGTTCTTCTCCGCCGGACTCTCCGCCGGCGTCGTCTTCTTCGGCCCGTCGGAGTCGATTACGCATTTCCAGACGGTGCCGCCGCTGTTCGCCGAGACGGCACCACAGACCGACGCGGCGATGATTCCGGCCCTCGCGTACAGCCTCTTCCACTACGGGCTGTCGGCGTGGGGGGCGTATCTCGCCGTCGGGATTCCCGTCGCGTACTACGTCTACAATCGGGGCGCACCGTTCCGCGTGTCGACGGCGCTGATTCCCATACTCGGACGTGAGAATCTGGACGGCGTCGTCGGGCGGACGGTCGACACGCTGGCGGTCATCGCTACGCTCGGGGGTATCGCGACCGGGCTCGGCTTCATCGCGACCCAACTGCTCACCGGGGTGACGTACCTCACCGGCGTCGAGTTCGGCAGCGTCGAGACGCTCCTCGCCGTCGTCGGCATCACGACGGTGTTCACGATTTCGCTGCTGGCCGGCGTCGACCGCGGGATTCGCCGGCTCTCGGATTTCAATCTCGCGTTGATGATGGGACTGTTGTCGGTGACGTTCCTCCTCGGTCCGACGCTCGAGATTCTCAACCTCGGGACGGCGGCGGTCGGGACCTACCTCTCGGAGTTCTTCGCGATGAGCCTCTTTACCGGGAACGGCGTCGAGGGCGGCGCGTCGTGGAGTTCCTACTGGACGGTGTTCTACTGGGCGTGGTATCTCGCGTGGGCACCGTTCGTCGGGCTGTTCCTCGCGCGCATCTCCCGCGGCCGGACGATTCGACAGGTGTTGTTCACGGGCTTCGTGAGCATGTCCGCCGTCTCCGTCGTCTGGTTCACCGTCATCGGCGGCACGTCGATGCTGCTCCAGCAGGCCGGCGCGGCCGACATCATCGGCGCGATCTCCGAGTACGGCAATGGGGTCGCCGGCTACGCGCTCTTCGGCGCGCTTCCCCTCGGTGCAGTTTGGAGCGTCGGCTTCTTCGTGCTCGTAGTGACCTTCTTCGCCACCTCGGCCGACTCGTCGACGCTGGCCGTGGCGATGTTGACCACCGGCGGCGAGGCGTCGCCGAGCCGCGTCAACCGACTCTTTTGGGGCATCCTGCAGGGAATCATCGCCTCGACTCTCGTCGTGCTGGGCGGCGCGGACGCGCTCCGCTCGTCGGTCATCATCACGGGCGCACCGTTCGCGTTCGTCTGTGTGGCCGCCTTCGGCAGCTTCCTCTGGCGGCTCTCCTCGCGGTACGGCGCGGCGGTGTTCACCCAGGAGAAAGCGGGACCACAGCCGACCGAGCGGCCGGCCGACGACGACTGA
- a CDS encoding MOSC domain-containing protein, giving the protein MAGRVTQIWTTAEGSAPMDSVERIEAVDGGLAGDRYQRGTGYYSPFDVCAVTFVAGEALDRIREEVGLDLSEGQHRRNVVTRDVDLSDLLDARFRVGEAVFEGTRPRPPCRHVEAVAELDGLMDALRDRGGICADVVEPGPFGVGDAIEYLEDTAFDGEGLAAAIRDRESQR; this is encoded by the coding sequence ATGGCCGGACGCGTCACGCAGATTTGGACGACAGCCGAGGGGAGTGCGCCGATGGACTCCGTCGAACGAATCGAAGCCGTCGACGGTGGACTCGCCGGCGACCGGTATCAGCGCGGAACGGGCTACTACTCCCCGTTCGACGTGTGTGCGGTGACCTTCGTCGCCGGCGAGGCCCTCGACCGCATCCGCGAGGAGGTCGGCCTCGACCTCTCGGAGGGCCAACACCGCCGCAACGTCGTCACCCGTGACGTGGACCTGTCCGACCTCCTCGACGCCCGCTTTCGCGTCGGCGAGGCGGTGTTCGAGGGGACGCGGCCGCGCCCGCCGTGTCGCCACGTCGAGGCGGTCGCCGAACTCGACGGACTGATGGACGCGCTCCGGGACCGCGGGGGTATCTGTGCGGACGTAGTCGAACCGGGACCGTTCGGCGTCGGCGACGCCATCGAGTATCTGGAAGACACCGCCTTCGACGGCGAGGGGTTGGCGGCGGCGATTCGCGACCGCGAGTCACAACGTTAG
- a CDS encoding cyclin, with the protein MYRASDEVDNEAWLADLERACDRLDLPSETRSRAADLFLSTVPDGDRSKQPALAAALYVATLATGERRSQGEVADAVGVSRLSVQQRWKSLMESAGLEPPSW; encoded by the coding sequence ATGTACCGCGCGAGCGACGAGGTGGACAACGAGGCGTGGCTCGCCGACCTCGAACGCGCCTGCGACCGGCTCGACCTCCCGAGCGAGACGCGCTCGCGGGCCGCGGATTTGTTCTTATCGACGGTGCCGGACGGCGACCGGTCGAAGCAGCCGGCGCTCGCGGCGGCGCTTTACGTTGCGACGCTCGCCACCGGCGAACGCCGGTCACAGGGTGAGGTGGCCGACGCCGTCGGCGTCTCGCGGCTCTCGGTCCAACAGCGCTGGAAGTCGCTGATGGAGTCTGCGGGGCTGGAGCCGCCGAGTTGGTAG
- a CDS encoding phosphopantetheine adenylyltransferase has translation MQVALGGTFDPVHDGHRALFARAFELGDVTVGLTSDSLAPKTRNEERYVRPFDERKADLAAALSDLATEHDREFEIRELTEPTGIATEPGFDVLIVSPETEDGGETINEIRREKGLDPLDIEVVDHVTAEDGGIISSTRIVNGEIDAHGNLTPDRDGREATRE, from the coding sequence ATGCAGGTCGCGCTCGGGGGGACGTTCGACCCGGTCCACGACGGCCACCGCGCACTCTTTGCTCGCGCCTTCGAGCTTGGCGACGTGACCGTCGGGCTGACGAGCGACTCGCTCGCGCCCAAGACGCGCAACGAAGAGCGCTACGTCCGCCCGTTCGACGAGCGAAAAGCCGACCTCGCGGCCGCGCTTTCCGACCTCGCGACCGAACACGACCGCGAGTTCGAGATTCGCGAACTCACGGAGCCGACCGGTATCGCCACCGAACCCGGCTTCGACGTGCTCATCGTCTCGCCCGAAACCGAAGACGGCGGCGAGACGATCAACGAGATTCGCCGCGAGAAGGGACTCGACCCGCTCGACATCGAGGTCGTCGACCACGTCACCGCAGAGGACGGCGGTATCATCTCCTCGACGCGCATCGTCAACGGAGAAATCGACGCGCACGGCAACCTCACACCCGACCGCGACGGGCGCGAGGCGACACGCGAGTAG
- a CDS encoding helix-turn-helix domain-containing protein yields the protein MSSDDSETGGEPRQRLAATEGLDDRILDLLAWVLDTETRARIYVYLRTHAPATSEEIAEGTGLYPSTVRESLAALHQEGIVLREKRSAAGAGNNPYEYETIAPSELVADIVDDVQAELNTVFELDAVLGDDARERDRRGDGPVSISVSDDD from the coding sequence ATGAGCTCTGACGACTCCGAGACGGGTGGGGAGCCGCGACAACGACTGGCGGCGACAGAGGGGCTCGACGACCGCATCCTCGATTTACTCGCGTGGGTGCTCGACACGGAGACGCGAGCGCGCATCTACGTGTATCTCCGGACACACGCCCCGGCGACGAGCGAGGAAATCGCCGAGGGGACCGGGCTGTATCCGAGCACGGTCCGCGAGTCGCTGGCCGCACTCCACCAGGAAGGTATCGTGTTGCGAGAAAAGCGCTCCGCGGCGGGGGCCGGCAACAACCCCTACGAGTACGAGACCATCGCACCCAGCGAACTCGTGGCCGACATCGTCGACGACGTGCAGGCGGAGCTGAACACGGTGTTCGAACTCGACGCCGTGCTCGGTGACGACGCCCGCGAGCGCGACCGCCGCGGGGACGGGCCCGTCTCGATTTCCGTCAGCGACGACGACTGA
- a CDS encoding glutamate--cysteine ligase, which yields MELGSADAFDRMGTLGVEEEFFVVDEDGRPTAGTDTLVYGSDPPATLEGKLDHELFKSVIEIQTPRCESLAEAREQVREVRAALVAHAEAHGYQIAAAGLHPLAKWRELEHASKPRYRAQLDRIQYPQHRNTTAGLHVHVGVDDADKATWIANEIRWALPVMLALSANSPFWNGFDTGLSSARAKIFENLPNTGMPTTFRDFEAYADFERTMVETGSINDRGELWYDVRPHSGHGTVEVRTPDGQSDPARVLAFVEYTKALVEDLAARYDDGESGYRHRREPLDENKWRALRHGHDAELLDREFERSVPLGELVDREAERLGVTGIKELYDAESGASEQRRLREESLDELCASLTL from the coding sequence ATGGAACTGGGGTCGGCGGACGCATTCGACCGGATGGGCACGCTCGGTGTCGAGGAGGAGTTCTTCGTCGTCGACGAGGACGGTCGCCCCACCGCCGGCACCGACACGCTCGTGTACGGCTCCGACCCGCCCGCGACGCTGGAGGGGAAACTCGACCACGAACTGTTCAAATCTGTTATCGAGATACAGACGCCCCGGTGTGAGTCGCTCGCTGAGGCGCGCGAACAGGTGCGCGAGGTCCGGGCCGCGCTCGTCGCACACGCCGAGGCGCACGGCTACCAGATCGCGGCCGCCGGCCTGCATCCGCTGGCGAAGTGGCGGGAACTCGAACACGCCTCGAAGCCGCGCTACCGCGCCCAGCTCGACCGCATCCAGTACCCGCAACACCGGAACACGACGGCCGGACTCCACGTCCACGTCGGGGTGGACGACGCCGACAAGGCGACGTGGATCGCAAACGAGATTCGGTGGGCGCTGCCCGTGATGTTGGCACTCTCCGCGAACTCGCCGTTCTGGAACGGCTTCGACACGGGATTATCCTCGGCACGCGCGAAAATCTTCGAGAACCTGCCGAACACGGGGATGCCGACGACGTTCCGGGATTTCGAGGCGTACGCCGACTTCGAGCGCACGATGGTGGAGACGGGGAGTATCAACGACCGCGGGGAGCTGTGGTACGACGTGCGGCCCCACTCGGGCCACGGCACGGTGGAGGTGCGAACGCCGGACGGCCAATCCGACCCCGCACGCGTCCTCGCGTTCGTGGAGTACACGAAGGCGCTGGTCGAGGACCTCGCGGCCCGCTACGACGACGGCGAGTCGGGGTACCGCCACCGGCGCGAGCCGTTAGACGAGAACAAGTGGCGCGCGCTCCGCCACGGCCACGACGCCGAACTGTTGGACCGCGAGTTCGAGCGGTCGGTCCCGCTCGGCGAACTCGTCGACCGGGAGGCAGAACGACTCGGCGTCACCGGCATCAAGGAGCTGTACGACGCGGAGTCGGGCGCGAGCGAGCAGCGGCGACTCCGCGAGGAGAGTCTCGATGAACTGTGTGCGTCGCTGACACTGTGA
- a CDS encoding fibrillarin-like rRNA/tRNA 2'-O-methyltransferase, with amino-acid sequence MSELPDGVERRQFDGESRLATQGEPVYGEPTDGEWRAWDARRSKLGAMLETGMDTGLAGGETVLYLGAAAGTTVSHVADFAGPTYAVEFAPRPTRDLLDAAEPRDRLFPLLKDARKPETYAHVVEPVDVIVQDVATRGQAAVANANAQFLDGEGRLLAAIKARSEDVVADPSEVFERELATLREAYEVLETRRLEPFHDSHLGVVARPK; translated from the coding sequence ATGAGTGAGCTCCCGGACGGCGTCGAGCGCCGACAGTTCGACGGGGAGTCGCGGCTGGCCACGCAGGGTGAGCCGGTGTACGGTGAGCCGACCGACGGCGAGTGGCGGGCGTGGGACGCCAGACGCTCCAAGCTCGGTGCGATGTTGGAAACGGGGATGGACACCGGACTCGCCGGCGGCGAGACGGTGTTGTATCTCGGCGCGGCAGCAGGCACGACCGTCTCCCACGTCGCCGACTTCGCCGGCCCGACGTACGCCGTCGAGTTCGCACCCCGGCCGACGCGGGACCTACTCGACGCCGCGGAGCCGCGCGACCGACTGTTCCCACTCCTGAAGGACGCGCGCAAGCCGGAGACGTACGCCCACGTCGTGGAGCCGGTCGACGTTATCGTCCAGGACGTGGCGACGCGCGGACAGGCGGCGGTGGCGAACGCGAACGCGCAGTTCCTCGACGGCGAGGGACGGCTGCTCGCGGCCATCAAAGCGCGTTCTGAGGACGTCGTCGCCGACCCGAGCGAGGTGTTCGAGCGCGAACTCGCCACGCTGCGGGAGGCGTACGAGGTGCTCGAAACCCGGCGACTGGAGCCGTTCCACGACTCGCACCTCGGCGTCGTCGCCCGACCGAAGTAG
- a CDS encoding NOP5/NOP56 family protein, with protein sequence MTEETDAWFAGVDAGDVETASERVRTGSAARPADWPTLATEQGVAADEEAYYDRLHEVTMAATEAAVREGERAGDRQLIHAVRGMDDCDRTANELAERVQEWAGSLFPDAGTGIEGARDIAERDPTDPTERRVVALADRVAGLADEADDLREYIQQTAPSVAPNLARLAGPVLAARLIALAGGLESLAKKPAGTIQVLGAEDALFAHLRGRAPSPKHGVIFTHEYVRGTRQADRGSAARALAGKLAIAARGDHYRGEFNPEIETQLEERMATIRARAEGDDDE encoded by the coding sequence ATGACCGAGGAGACGGACGCGTGGTTCGCGGGGGTCGACGCCGGCGATGTCGAGACCGCGAGCGAGCGAGTCCGAACGGGAAGCGCCGCGCGCCCGGCCGACTGGCCGACGCTGGCCACAGAGCAGGGGGTCGCCGCCGACGAGGAGGCGTACTACGACCGGCTCCACGAGGTGACGATGGCGGCGACGGAGGCGGCCGTCCGCGAGGGAGAACGCGCCGGCGACCGACAGCTCATCCACGCGGTTCGCGGGATGGACGACTGCGACCGCACGGCCAACGAACTGGCAGAGCGCGTCCAGGAGTGGGCCGGGTCGCTGTTTCCCGACGCCGGCACGGGTATCGAAGGCGCGCGCGACATCGCCGAGCGCGACCCGACGGACCCGACCGAGCGCCGGGTAGTCGCGTTAGCCGACCGGGTGGCCGGGCTCGCGGACGAGGCCGACGACCTCCGCGAGTATATCCAACAGACCGCTCCGTCCGTCGCGCCGAACCTCGCGCGACTCGCGGGACCGGTGCTCGCGGCGCGGCTCATCGCGCTCGCCGGCGGCCTGGAGTCGCTGGCGAAGAAGCCGGCCGGCACGATACAGGTGCTCGGGGCCGAAGACGCGCTGTTTGCCCACCTCCGGGGGCGTGCACCCTCCCCCAAACACGGCGTCATCTTCACCCACGAGTACGTGCGCGGGACGCGACAGGCAGACCGCGGGAGCGCTGCGCGGGCACTGGCCGGCAAACTCGCCATCGCTGCCCGCGGCGACCACTACCGCGGGGAGTTCAACCCCGAGATAGAGACCCAGCTGGAAGAACGGATGGCGACGATTCGGGCGCGAGCCGAGGGTGACGACGATGAGTGA